A region of Anoplopoma fimbria isolate UVic2021 breed Golden Eagle Sablefish chromosome 24, Afim_UVic_2022, whole genome shotgun sequence DNA encodes the following proteins:
- the med31 gene encoding mediator of RNA polymerase II transcription subunit 31 isoform X1 translates to MCVVVSSGPEEQTRNRFQSELEFIQCLANPNYLNFLAQRGFLREKPFINYLKYLLYWKEPEYAKFLKYPHCLHMLELLQYEHFRKELVNAQCTKFIDEQQLLHWQHYSRKRTRLQQALAEQQPPQQQPPPHGNAAAK, encoded by the exons atgtgtgtcgTTGTGTCTTCTGGTCCAGAGGAGCAGACCAGGAACCGGTTCCAGTCTGAACTGGAGTTCATTCAGTGTCTGGCGAACCCGAACTACCTCAACT tTCTGGCTCAGAGAGGATTCCTGAGGGAGAAACCCTTCATCAACTACCTGAAGTACCTGCTGTACTGGAAGGAGCCCGAGTACGCCAAGTTCCTCAA gtaTCCTCACTGCCTGCACAtgttggagctgctgcagtACGAGCACTTCAGGAAGGAGCTGGTGAACGCTCAGTGCACTAAGTTCATAGACgagcagcagctgctccacTGGCAGCATTACTCCCGGAAACGGACCCGTCTGCAGCAGGCGCTCGCCGAGCAGCAGCCgccgcagcagcagccgccgccGCACGGGAACGCCGCCGCCAAGTGA
- the med31 gene encoding mediator of RNA polymerase II transcription subunit 31 isoform X2: protein METEEQTRNRFQSELEFIQCLANPNYLNFLAQRGFLREKPFINYLKYLLYWKEPEYAKFLKYPHCLHMLELLQYEHFRKELVNAQCTKFIDEQQLLHWQHYSRKRTRLQQALAEQQPPQQQPPPHGNAAAK, encoded by the exons ATGGAAACAG AGGAGCAGACCAGGAACCGGTTCCAGTCTGAACTGGAGTTCATTCAGTGTCTGGCGAACCCGAACTACCTCAACT tTCTGGCTCAGAGAGGATTCCTGAGGGAGAAACCCTTCATCAACTACCTGAAGTACCTGCTGTACTGGAAGGAGCCCGAGTACGCCAAGTTCCTCAA gtaTCCTCACTGCCTGCACAtgttggagctgctgcagtACGAGCACTTCAGGAAGGAGCTGGTGAACGCTCAGTGCACTAAGTTCATAGACgagcagcagctgctccacTGGCAGCATTACTCCCGGAAACGGACCCGTCTGCAGCAGGCGCTCGCCGAGCAGCAGCCgccgcagcagcagccgccgccGCACGGGAACGCCGCCGCCAAGTGA